A part of Dreissena polymorpha isolate Duluth1 chromosome 13, UMN_Dpol_1.0, whole genome shotgun sequence genomic DNA contains:
- the LOC127855843 gene encoding cyclin-dependent kinase 5 activator 1-like — protein MGTVLSFSPRPRKPLYEEINLNNFNYELLNNNNHSKVGVWDSKDKRVKQHSIFLSGLSWKKFTVNGNKKKDKNIFNRHSTVGILTGKVDNNCNIENININKNVQKSASCYNLKAPEAPLQNHVENNNNIKSKNDVNLKNNINNNHKITGDQKPEAELVQKVNKGTSPRKTVIQASTSELLKCLGEFLYRRCKKMRHFEGMDAIVWLRTVDRSLLLQGWQDVAFINPANVVFVFMLVRDMVTPEMSDELELQAIVLTCLYLSYSYMGNEISYPLKPFLVEDDRDKFWDRCLLIINAHSSSMLKINSDPSFFTEVFTELKRYSPLIS, from the coding sequence ATGGGTACGGTTTTGTCGTTTTCACCGCGGCCCCGGAAGCCTCTTTATGAGGAAATAAACTTGAACAATTTCAATTACGaattattaaacaacaacaaccactctAAAGTAGGAGTGTGGGACTCCAAAGACAAGCGAGTGAAACAGCACTCGATTTTCCTCAGCGGACTAAGCTGGAAGAAATTCACCGTAAATGGCAACAAAAAGAAAGACAAGAACATCTTTAACCGACACTCCACTGTCGGGATACTCACGGGAAAGGTTGACAATAATTGTAACATTGAAAACATTAACATCAACAAGAACGTTCAGAAATCTGCGTCTTGCTACAACCTTAAGGCTCCGGAAGCACCACTTCAAAACCACGTcgaaaacaacaataatataaaGAGCAAAAATGATGTAAACCtgaaaaacaacattaacaacaatcATAAAATCACCGGCGACCAGAAACCTGAAGCTGAACTGGTTCAAAAGGTCAACAAAGGCACGAGTCCCCGGAAGACCGTCATCCAAGCGTCTACATCCGAGTTGTTGAAGTGTTTGGGGGAGTTTCTGTACCGTCGATGTAAGAAGATGCGCCATTTCGAGGGCATGGACGCAATTGTGTGGCTCCGGACCGTTGACCGATCGCTGCTCCTGCAAGGTTGGCAAGACGTCGCTTTTATCAACCCGGCCAATGTCGTGTTCGTCTTTATGCTCGTACGCGATATGGTTACACCGGAAATGAGTGACGAACTCGAGCTGCAAGCGATCGTCTTGACCTGCCTGTACCTTTCGTACAGCTACATGGGAAACGAAATTAGCTACCCGCTGAAACCGTTTCTAGTTGAAGATGATAGAGACAAATTTTGGGACCGGTGTTTACTGATTATTAACGCACACAGCTCTAGCATGTTGAAGATCAATAGCGATCCGAGCTTTTTCACCGAAGTATTTACAGAACTGAAGCGGTACTCACCGCTAATATCTTAA